ACCTCCCGGGTGTCGCCCTGGGCAAGGGTGTTGGTAGCGATCAGGCCCGTCTGGCCGCGCTCGCTGAGCAGTTGGTGGGCCCGGAGTTCGAAGTACGCGACCAGATCCGCGCTACCCCGCTGCCCGCGTCCCAGCCCAAGCACGAGATACTCGCGGTACGCCTGTCCCAGAGTCCCCGTCAGCTTCTGACCACCGAGGAAAGGCGGGTTGCCGATGATCGCGTCGAAGCCGCCCTGCTCGGCCTCGAAGACCTCGGGGAAGACGAGAGGCCAGTGCACGGGCAGGCGAACGAAGCCGTCCGTGGGTAGGTCCTTGCTCAGCCACTCCAGAGCCCGCGTCCGAGCTTCGTGGATCACGGGGTCGGAGTCGCGGACCGCATCTGAGGCGACTGTGCTGGCCAATTCCGCGGCCTTGAGGTAGAGCGAGTCACTGCCGCCCACGGAGGCGAGGCCGGCTCCCGTCGTGAGGTCGCCGATCAGTCGTAGACGCTGAAGATGTTCGTTACTGGCCGCGAGCAGGCGCCGCTTCTCCTCCAGGTCGGCGATGGAGTCACTATGGATTCCGGCGATGGCCTGACGGTTGCCCGACGCGCTATGGACACGGGCGCGCGCCTGTTCGGTCCACAGCTCATCAAGGCGTCCCTCGTGTAGCTTGCGCCCCGCGACCGGATCCAGGTGAACGTTCTCGATCTGCTCCAGCTTGGCGACCCCCAGCAGCGAGTCCCCCGCCACCAACCGGTCATCCAGGAACGTGAACGGGCGTTCCGGGTCCATGGAGATCAGCCATAGCGACAGCTTGGCCATCTCCACCGCCATGGGGTTGATGTCTACCCCGTACAGGCAGTGTTCGATGATCAGGCGCCGGGCGCGGACCATTACCGGGTCGCTCTCCGCGTCCGCCGCCGTCATCGCGGCCGCTTGATCGCGGTGGCTGCCACGGAAGGCTAGGGCCTCCTCGTCCTCTGCCTCGACCCAGGCGTCGACCAGACGGTCCGCGAGGTAGCGGCAGGCGGCGACCAGGAAGGCGGCCGAACCCATCGCGATGTCGGCAACCTTGAGCTTAAGGATGTCGTCCGCGCCGATGAGCTTCCACTGCCTGTCGTCCGCCGTCTGGAGCGGGCCCGGACGGTAGACGAGTGGCTCCAGTGCTCCCACGGCAACCTGCTGGGCCAGGACACGCGGCGTGTAGTGGGTGCCGGTGTTCTTGCGGAGGCTGGACTCTGTGACGTACAAGCCGTCCTCCGGGATCACCACCGGCAGGCCGCGAAGGTCGTCGCGGAGGAGGCCGTGGAAGGGGAGGATACGCTCGGCCAGGTAGCGGTCATTCTCGGTGACCGCGAGCAGGCGGTGGGTGGCCTTGCCCCGCACCTGGTCGTCTCCAGGGGCAAGCAGCTTCTCCATCTTCGACGCCGCGGCCGGCGGCCTGGGGTCCTTCAAGTGCTCGTACAGCTTCTTCGCGAGGCCCGGGAGGTTGGGCTTCTGACCGGGGACCGAGAGTGCTCCCACACCGAACGGGGCAGCCAGTTCCTCCAGTTCGGTCAGGCTCACCTCGTGTTCCAACCCGGGCTTGCCGATGAGCCCAAGCACGGTGTCCTGGGCGCGCTTGCCGTCGTATGAGAGGAGGCCCTCGTAGACGTAGCCGATTTGCTCGACGTCGAGGGCGCGGAAGGTCAGCCGGCGCCGCTCCCTGTTGACGACGACGAACTGCACCGAGTCGAGAACGTGCAGGACGGTGCGGTCGTCGATCGGGAGGAGAGAGATGTGGCCGTCGGACGCCCGGGTGGGGTCATCGTCCGTGGCGTCTGCGCCCTCCGGCACCGCCTCCAGCCAGGGGAAGCGCTTCGGGTCGAAGATCGAGCCGTCGTACGCGGGCAATGTGAGCAGCGGGTGGTCCACTCCGCCGTGGACGGCGTGGAAGAGGGCGATCAGCCGGTGCCAGGCGGCGGTGGTGTGGTCCAGGGAGTCCTCGCCGTCCGCGCGGCGGCGTTTGTCCAGCGTCTCGTACAGCCGCCCGGCCGAGTACGCCTCCGCGTACAGCTCGTTATCAGCGGGCAGCAGGCCCCGTTCCTCGGCGAAGAGGAGGAAGACGACGCGCATCATGACCGCGACGGCGCCGCGGTAGACCTCGCTCGCCGGTACGCCCGACAATCCCTTGCCGCCGCGTTTGACCATCCGGGCCTCGGCGCGGCCGATGGAGTCCACCAAGAGTTCGACGGCCTGGCGGACCTGGATGCCGAGCGCCTCGGTGACGTCTTCCTGACCGTCCAGGCTGTCGCGCAGCAGCGCAGGGAGGAGTTCGTCCACCGGACGTCCGAAGAACCGGCCGCGGCGGAGGAGGGATACCCAGGCACGGACCGCCACCAGGTCGGCCGCCTCGTTCCAGGCGATGGTGTCGAAGGTGGCGCTCGTCGTGACGCCGCCGGGCGGTGCCCAGACCAGGGACCACCAACGGCCGTCGGTGACCAGCCCCAGCTCTACGCCGTGGTGGCGCAGGACGTGGGCGAGCCGGTCGACTCCACTCGCCGCCCAGGAGTCGTCCCTGATACGGCGGGTCGGCACGGTGTCGGGCGAGAGGACCAGGCCGAGGATCGGTACGTGCTGGGCGGTGCCAGCAGTATCCGGTTCGGCGGCGGGGTCGGTTCCGGGGCGGACGAGGGCGAAGTCGGGGCGAACGGTGGTGTCGGCCCCAGGCGGGCTGACCGCGAACCGATCCAGCAGCGTGTCATCCTCGGCCAGACTCTCGCCGTTGTCGCCGAACTGCCCGGCCCCCTCCCGCAGATGCAGGGCGTCGTCCCATTCCAGCAGGGTACGCAGCTGGAAGCCGATCCAATCGAGGCGGCCGGCGCCCTTGCGGTCGTCCTGCCAGATGCCGTGGTGGAGGCGGATGTCGGCGCGGCGCCCACTGGGGACACCCTCCAGTTGTGGCCAGGTGCGTAGCAAAACCGGCAGGGTGAGGAACGGGCCGGTCACCTCGACGAGGTTCAGCCAGTCCAGGTGCTGCTGCTTGCCGTCAGCGGCCTTCGCGGCACGGATGGCGGCGGCGGAGGGGCGGCGGCTTCCGGAGCGGGGCGCGGGGCTCATCAGTAAGCCTCCTTGGCGGGGATGACGAAGACGACGGCGACAGGGAAGAGATGGTCCTGCGGGTCGCGGTAGCGGGCGGCGATAGCGGCGAGTTCGCGCTCGCGTTCGTCCTCCACGCCGTCGAGCCTGGCCCGCCAGCGTTTGCGGTCGTCGGTGAGCTGGCGGCGTTCGTCGGGGTCCTTCAGGTCGTCCAGGCCGAAGAGCGTGTCCATGCTGGCCGTCGGGGAGGCCGCCGTGGCGGAGGAGGTCTCGCCGAGCCGGTTTCGCAGGGTGCGCTGGAGACGGTCGAGGGTGGCGTTGATGCGCTTCTCCTCATCGGCCTGGCGCTCGGCCAGCCGGTCCATCAGGGACGCCTTGCGTTCCTTGCCCCGTGCGTCGACGGACTGGGTGAGGCTCTCGTACGTCTTCGGCCAGCTCTGCTGGAGCTGGTGGAGCAGGCGCTCCTTGGCGGGTCGGCCCTTGGCGAGCGCGCGGTCCAGGATCGAGGCGACCGCTTCCACACCGCGCAGCCGACGCTGCCAGCCGTTGTCGCCGAGCCAGCCGCCCGCGTGCAGGACTTCCTCGTGGAGGCGCTGCCCGTCCGTGCCGACCAGGACGAAACGGGCGTACGCGCCGACGAACGTGGTCTCCAGAGCCGGGTCGTCGCTGACGACGGCCGTGATCCGACGCAGGTCGACGTTGTCCGCGTTCCACACGGCCGCGCGCAGCAGCCGCGTCGACATGGCGACCAGCGGATGGTTCAAATGGGCCAGCACGATGTCGGGGCGTCCCGAGGCCACCTGCGCGTCGAAGGTGACCGGGCGCAGGATGTCGGGGCGGAGCTTGTCGGGCAGGCCGCGGGTGGCGCGCTCCCAGGAGCCGGTAAGCGGCGGCACGGTGTACAGGCCCTGCCGGAAGTCGTCCTCGGACGGCGCGTTCACGTCGAGGCACGGCACAAGGGGCTGCTGGCGGGCCAGGTTCAGCGCGGTGTTCACCACGCGGGCAACCCGATCCGGGGTGATGCCGAGTTCTACGGTCGTCTGCTTCAGCTGGGCGCTGAGCCGCCGCACCTGCTCAGTGACGTTCTGTTCGGAGTCCACCTTGCCGCCCGTGGGACGGCCCTTGATCTTCTTCGCGCGGGCGTGCTCGATGTCGAAGTCGCTGAGCTGGCCCGTCATCCGCAGCTGGACTTTCTCAGCGAGCACGGCGTTGACCTCGCCGAGGTCCTCCTCCATCTGCGCGACTTTCCTCGCGATACGGGCGAGGAACTCAAGGTCGGCCTCATACACGTCCGTCCTGGCCTTGTCCCAGGCGGCGCCGACGAAGTGCATGATCTGCGGGTTGTGGCGCTGGCCGTAGCGGTCGATGCGGCCGATGCGCTGTTCGAGCTTGTTGGGGTTGAACGGGATGTCGTAGTTGATCAGATACCGGCAATGATCTTGGAGGTCGATCCCCTCGCTGGCGGCGTCAGTCGCGATGAGGATGCGGACCGTGCCCTCGGGGCTGGTGGGCTGTTCCTGAAAGGCGAGTCGGATCTGCTCGCGCTCATCGGCGTTCTTCCCGCCGTGGAGAGTGAGGACGCGACCCTCCTGAGCGAGGCCCTCCTGCTGGAGCAGGTTCAGCAGCCAGTCCTGGGTGTCGCGGTACTCGGTGAACACGACGACCCGCTCGTTCCCCCACGT
The nucleotide sequence above comes from Streptomyces sp. NBC_01716. Encoded proteins:
- a CDS encoding Eco57I restriction-modification methylase domain-containing protein → MSPAPRSGSRRPSAAAIRAAKAADGKQQHLDWLNLVEVTGPFLTLPVLLRTWPQLEGVPSGRRADIRLHHGIWQDDRKGAGRLDWIGFQLRTLLEWDDALHLREGAGQFGDNGESLAEDDTLLDRFAVSPPGADTTVRPDFALVRPGTDPAAEPDTAGTAQHVPILGLVLSPDTVPTRRIRDDSWAASGVDRLAHVLRHHGVELGLVTDGRWWSLVWAPPGGVTTSATFDTIAWNEAADLVAVRAWVSLLRRGRFFGRPVDELLPALLRDSLDGQEDVTEALGIQVRQAVELLVDSIGRAEARMVKRGGKGLSGVPASEVYRGAVAVMMRVVFLLFAEERGLLPADNELYAEAYSAGRLYETLDKRRRADGEDSLDHTTAAWHRLIALFHAVHGGVDHPLLTLPAYDGSIFDPKRFPWLEAVPEGADATDDDPTRASDGHISLLPIDDRTVLHVLDSVQFVVVNRERRRLTFRALDVEQIGYVYEGLLSYDGKRAQDTVLGLIGKPGLEHEVSLTELEELAAPFGVGALSVPGQKPNLPGLAKKLYEHLKDPRPPAAASKMEKLLAPGDDQVRGKATHRLLAVTENDRYLAERILPFHGLLRDDLRGLPVVIPEDGLYVTESSLRKNTGTHYTPRVLAQQVAVGALEPLVYRPGPLQTADDRQWKLIGADDILKLKVADIAMGSAAFLVAACRYLADRLVDAWVEAEDEEALAFRGSHRDQAAAMTAADAESDPVMVRARRLIIEHCLYGVDINPMAVEMAKLSLWLISMDPERPFTFLDDRLVAGDSLLGVAKLEQIENVHLDPVAGRKLHEGRLDELWTEQARARVHSASGNRQAIAGIHSDSIADLEEKRRLLAASNEHLQRLRLIGDLTTGAGLASVGGSDSLYLKAAELASTVASDAVRDSDPVIHEARTRALEWLSKDLPTDGFVRLPVHWPLVFPEVFEAEQGGFDAIIGNPPFLGGQKLTGTLGQAYREYLVLGLGRGQRGSADLVAYFELRAHQLLSERGQTGLIATNTLAQGDTREVGLDQLLDDGIEVRRAVKSARWPSRSAALEYCAVWTTRPGLGAEATRVLDDVVVRGITSSLDPRSRVSGRPYRLVSGWAPGSGGGTAVGRPPAFIGSYVLGKGFILTPEQADDLIQRDPRNKDVLFPYLNGEDLNSRPDCSASRWVINFHDWSEERARSYPEVFAIVERDVKPERLKNNNRQRREVWWRFTRPAMDLYRAISNLDRVLVVALVSRTAMPVSVPTGQVFSHMLGVFASADAAQTALLCSGIHFSWTVAQASTLETRIRYTPSDVYETMPQPRTTERMRTVGHALESRRIEAMRDRRLGLTRLYNLIHDSTVRDRDIVDLRRIHQEIDEAVGEAYGWNDLDLVHDFHETRQGRRLTFRSSSQTEALDRLLELNHEQHASSPRRIRGDRTGVSDGPLGSKSEKAQNAALF
- the drmD gene encoding DISARM system SNF2-like helicase DrmD, whose product is MPGTTRTSEASAIVAPPKENALVQVRGQNWVVSGVEAAPAGDVTVVHLQSVADGRYGDTLSVIWEVEPGRRVLPAGSLPDASTGAFDPPEQLAAFLDAVRWSAVASADVKTLQAPFRSGVAIEPYQLEPVARAVGAPRVNLLLADDVGLGKTVEAGLVAEELRLRGRAHRVMVVCPAGLTLKWRDEMADKFGLDFTVVDSACCAELRRTHSSAANPFRVFPLTIVSLPWLRTPKAQRLIDEALPPGGSTELPGRPGRRTFDLLILDEAHHVAPSAPKQIYAVDSQQTKLIRRLAPHFEHRLFLSATPHNGYQESYTALLELIDNQRFFRGGEPDKAALDDTVVRRLKTSITDEDGNPRFHIRESKALPVEYPDTEREIHALLTRYAELRKKRVAPGRRGGRKAVDLVTLLLKKRLFSSPAAFAHTVGVHLESVRAKAKSGGNNEFPAPVETPLWITQYEDYAAELDDEELVEAEHDAITRAATVTPGTSEEEAELLERMVHWGHAHQASPDAKAKELVKTLKAICLTGRTWGNERVVVFTEYRDTQDWLLNLLQQEGLAQEGRVLTLHGGKNADEREQIRLAFQEQPTSPEGTVRILIATDAASEGIDLQDHCRYLINYDIPFNPNKLEQRIGRIDRYGQRHNPQIMHFVGAAWDKARTDVYEADLEFLARIARKVAQMEEDLGEVNAVLAEKVQLRMTGQLSDFDIEHARAKKIKGRPTGGKVDSEQNVTEQVRRLSAQLKQTTVELGITPDRVARVVNTALNLARQQPLVPCLDVNAPSEDDFRQGLYTVPPLTGSWERATRGLPDKLRPDILRPVTFDAQVASGRPDIVLAHLNHPLVAMSTRLLRAAVWNADNVDLRRITAVVSDDPALETTFVGAYARFVLVGTDGQRLHEEVLHAGGWLGDNGWQRRLRGVEAVASILDRALAKGRPAKERLLHQLQQSWPKTYESLTQSVDARGKERKASLMDRLAERQADEEKRINATLDRLQRTLRNRLGETSSATAASPTASMDTLFGLDDLKDPDERRQLTDDRKRWRARLDGVEDERERELAAIAARYRDPQDHLFPVAVVFVIPAKEAY